The DNA sequence GCCCATGGCCAAGGAACTGCAGCCCGATGTGGCGCTGGTCGACTTCCGGCTGCCGGACGGCACCGGGGCCGACGCGGCGGCCGGCATCCGGGCCCATGACCCCTCCGTCGCCATCGTGATCCTCAGCGCCGACGCCAGCGACTCGGCACTGCTGGCCGCGGTGGAGTCGGGCGCCTGCGGCTATCTGCTGAAGTCGGCGGGCGGCGACGAGATCGCGGCCGCCATCCGCTCGGCCGCCGAGGGCGAGACCCTCATCCCGGCCAGCACCCTGATGGAGGTGCTGGCCCGGCACCGCGAGAACGCGCGGTCGACCGCCGAGCAGACCGAGCGCCTGGGCAGCCTGACCCCGCGCGAGCAGGAGATCCTCACGCTGATGAGCCACGGCCTGGACAACCGGGCGGTCGCGGAGCGGCTGAGCATCAGCTACGCCACCGTGCGCACGCATGTG is a window from the Streptomyces luomodiensis genome containing:
- a CDS encoding response regulator transcription factor codes for the protein MTAPPDLTKVLIVEDHRVVAEGLWALLAEYADLTVVGWADSVAETVPMAKELQPDVALVDFRLPDGTGADAAAGIRAHDPSVAIVILSADASDSALLAAVESGACGYLLKSAGGDEIAAAIRSAAEGETLIPASTLMEVLARHRENARSTAEQTERLGSLTPREQEILTLMSHGLDNRAVAERLSISYATVRTHVRRILEKLDARSQLEAVAKATDFGFKAAQPEGPEE